aaccctgcgaaaaaaaatcaccctccagatacaatatcaaccataggattgatgaaataaacgcacccgtgtcctagatctcactaaaattagggggtctcattggatcattggagcggccccctatatatatatattatatatactccctccgtcccgctcaagatgctacatattcctttttgggccgtcccaacaaAGGTGCTACATTTCCatatttggaaaaaataagggaattTAAGCatttaattaacactaattaagtatttctttattacattctctcccctactttatcactttattatcttctctttcttactttatcactttctctctcctactttatcactttattaccttctctttcttactttatcactttctctctcctactttatcactttattattacacacttaaaatattaatctacaactccttaaatcccgtgccgaaaggtaaatgtagcgtcttggccgggacggagggagtataatattttcatacTTTTATAAAAGATTTGCACTACATTTTAGCAAAGAAGATATTAGGGTATACCGTAGTTACCCATATCTAACGAGTCTTACGggtaattattataaataaataaatgaataaataaggAATCGTGACTTCCCTTGCTTGGGATGGTTGCGTCGACATCAACGCCGTTACCCAAACAGGGTCTAACAATTTCTGCATCATCGttcctctctctcactcttcttcttcttcttcttccatcTGCACGATTACCCTAGTTTCTTTCACGATTTTGAATCCTTTCGGATAAATTCACTATCACCGCGAATTGTTTACAATAATGCCAATAAAACAGCGATGAAACCGTACAAATTCCCCAGCAGCGGAAATTGCAGCCCGAGATCGCCGCCGGCGTCTCCCCGGCCGCGCAGCCGCTCTCCGCGCTACCGCCACCGTTCCGGAAAGCCAGTCCGGCCAGCTTCTAAATCACTCGCTCAGCGGCTCGGGTGGCTCCTGCTCTCCCTACTGCTCAAGCGCCAGGGCCTCTTTCTCTTTGCTCCCCTGCTTTACCTTTCGGTCATGTTGTTCTACATGGGAACGGTGCCGTATGATATTGTCCCCGTTTCTAAGCTGAGGCATCCTCCCGGCTCCCTTTATAGAAGCCCGCAGCTCTACGCCAAGCTCCGATCCGAGATGGACTCTGATAATTCGTCTGTTGACGCGGTTAGTAAGTGCTGCAACTGGCATCTTCTCTTATCAATTTTTTGTTGTTGCTTTTCTCTATTACTTGTTCTATTCGGTTGTTCAAGGTGAAAGTGATCTCAAAGTGTTAGTGATTTTGAGCTCTTGACCATTATAATTCTGCTACTGTCGTTTTGATCTGTGATTTATTGTAAAAGCATTAGTTTTTTTATAGTTGTATAACGTTTCCCGAGTTTCACTATTAGCATTTCACCCATTTTCTGTCATTTACTTCTATCTTTATATATAGCTACGTGCTCTGCGTCTGTTTGGAATCTAGGATGCGTCACTTGCTTCTCCTTCTAATATGCTAGAAAGTCTGCAAAAAGAATTCGTTTTAAGAACTCTTAGACTCAAGAGTTTGATAGCACACAAGTTACCTGATTTAGGAAATGGAAGAATGATGAGAAACCACAGAACATAGAATCTTGATGTTTGAATAATGAGCTTTGCTATTGTAGTATTTAGATTGACATGGAACAGTTTCGTGGTAACATCCATTTCCTAGTCCAATCTAATAAGTCCAGAAATGTGGTTTAAGTGGATTGCTAACTGGTTACTCATCCATGATGTTTACAAAAATAATCAAGATGTGTTGATTTTCTTGGCCATATCTGTTTATTCTAGAGAATAGCAGACTGTTACTTTGTTTGTACGCTGTACAAATGTAGTCGATATGTGTGTGCCCCTTTGCTGAGTTTGCTCAATTCATATGATACAAGGTGAGATGCATCTTTGGGAAAAAAATATGAATCCCTATTTACTTCTGAAATGGATGTTGTTATACTTTAACTTACTTGCTTCCAAAAAGTATCTGTCGAAATCCCTCCACCACGCCTCATCTATTCAATGCTATTAATGGGATTTTTTTAAACTTACCTGTAGATATCCACCATATGGAAAAACTCTTATAAAGGCGGTGAGTGGAGACCATGCATCAAAAAGTCATCAGGAGGTAAGCATagctcttaattatttgttCTCTTCTAAGTTTTAGATTTTAGGTGTGATTAGTCTATTTAGGCTTCAACTTGAAAGATTTGTTCTATATTTTGTTAGAAGAGCTGACTAGCAACATATGATCAGACGGCTTCGGGATTGTTTTTCACTGACATATATTTCAGCCTGAGTCAGAGGGTTTATATGTTTCTATATGCTCTTGTATACCATTGTTATCTCCATTCACTAAAAAAATGTGAAACATACATTATTTTGTAGGCTTACCCGAGTCAAAtggatatatatatgttgagGCCAACGGTGGTTTGAATCAGCAGAGAACATCGGTATAGATTATTTGTTAGCATTCTTCGTTTTTTGATTAAAGTCTTGTTATACTTTACATTCATTGGGCTAGCATCACTCTCTCATTGTTGCTGGTGTTTACAGATATGCAATGCTGTGGCTGTGGCTGCCTACCTGAATGCAACTCTTATAATTCCATATTTCCATTTCCATAGTATTTGGAGAGATTCAAGGTGAGTAATATTATCACTACTGCCATGTTTTGCATCTGTGAACAAAATAGGAGCAATGATTTGCATGTTTACTGAAACAAACACGAAACTCTTTATATGGGCTGTGATACTGTTGTACTGTAAGTTATTGTCATAATATGAGAAGACAAAATATGAGATATTTAGGTGAAGCTATCCCAACTAGAACATAAGTAGATGCTGCCTCCACTTAAGCCTCGCGGAAAAAAAAGAGTCTAGTTTGAcatgtttttatttaaaaaagtaGAGATTACTGATTCAGGTTCCGAAATGCACAGCAAATTCAATGATATATATGATGAAGAACTTTTTATAAAGACGCTGGAACGTGATGTTCAAATAGTGAAGACCATTCCAGGATACATAATGGAGCGGTTTGACCATAACTTGAGCAACGTATACAACTTCAGGATACAAGCATGGTCATCAATAAATTACTACAGGGATATAGTTCTTCCAAAGCTGCTTGAAGAAAAGTGAGTCTTAATGGTTTCTCAATGTCATTCCGAACTTCCTGGGCATTTCTGTCACTCTCATTGTTATTAAATTTGTCCAATGCAATTATGACTTTTAATGATATGATTTGTTTTTGTATCTTCCGATTTTCCCTATTCATTTCTGGGCATGTGTGGTGCATGATTCATTGTTAGATCCATCTAATTCCATGCTGCTGATGCTGATGCTGATGTTATGTTTACTTCTGTTTCTCCTCCACACAACCGGCTAGATGTCAATGTTTAAACTTTTGTTTTGGAATAATTTGTTATCTTCCCATTTTTAAATGCATCTCTCTTATTGCTTAAAGACTGGCGTCACTGCTAGTATACTTTCTTGTTACTTCAATTCTTTTTTGTCATTCATGCCTGACTATGCCTCAGTAtctgttatttatttttgcACTTCTTGGATTTGCACCCAATCCATCTGTACATGTTAATCAGGATCATAAGGTTGTCACCCTTTGCAAATCGGCTATCCACTGATGCTCCTCCAGCTGTACAACGACTTAGATGCTTGACAAATTATCAAGCACTAAATTTTTCAGATCCTATATCAACTCTTGGTAAAATTTTGGTGGAAAGAATGAAAAAGCACAGTGCAAAAAATGGTGGCAAATATGTATCTGTGCATCTTCGATTTGAGGAGGTGGGTCAGGGACTATCAATGTATTTGAACTCTTTCAAAATGAAGTATTGAACGTCTTCTTCTGTAGGATATGGTCGCTTTCTCTTGTTGTGTATATGACGGCGGAGAGCAAGAAAAAATAGACATGGATGCTGCTAGAGAAAGAGGTTGGAAAGGAAAATTTACTAAACCAGGTCGAATCATAATTCCTGGAGCAATCAGATTAAATGGAAGTTGTCCCTTAACACCTTTAGAggtattacatatttttttttaatccccTTCAGTTCCACTCCCACCCCCATGTGAGTAAGCTTTAGTAATGAGCATCCTGCATTAAGTTTATCTTTATCTTTGAATAACAAGGTTCTTTGCATTTTGTCTAAAGCTCATTGACTCCTAGTGATGTTAATGAATCAGGTAGGTCTTATGCTGAGGGGTATGGGCTTTGGGAAAAGCACTTCTGTCTATCTTGCATCCGGGAAGATATATAACTATGAGAAGTATATGGCTCCTCTGCTGGAAATGTTTCCATTATTACAAACTAAAGAAACACTGGCGTCTGCTGAGGAACTAGCTCCATTTAAGGTCTTGATTCAAAAGCTATCACTTCATTTGTTGAACTTGTCATAATCTCAATCAATATATGTTTCTTAATCCGAATTACTTATATTTCCAGAATTACTCTTCCAGAATGGCTGCTATAGACTACACTGTGTGCCTTCACAGTGAAGTTTTTGTACCAACTCAAGGTGGGAACTTTCTGCAAGTACTGCTCGGGCATCGAAGATACTTGTATGGTGGACATTCCAGGACAATCAGGCCAGATAAGCGGAAGTTGGCAGTGTTATTTGACAATCCAAATATCGGGTAATCAAGTGTCTGATGTTATGGCTGCTTCTCCTGTTAAGCTTGTCTTAGACTTGTGAACATATAAACGTGTATTCTCTTTTATTGCTATATTTGTGAATGTCTAAATGTATACCACCTTGCATATTTGATTATTCTGTATTTGATgaaattcatagatttggttgGTTGTTTTCCCAGGTGGAAAAACTTCAAGAAGCAGATGGTAAATATGCGAGCAAATAGTGTCTCAAAAGGGTTGCAGTTGAAGAGAGCGAGTGATTCGATATATTCATTCCCTTGTCCAGATTGCATGTGCAAAGCAGACAAGAGCGAAGATGCAAGATCACCATCAGTAACGTGAGCTACAGAAGCAGATAGTTGATCAATGTCCTATCATTTGAGATTGCGATTCTTTGGATTTCCTTCCTTGTCTTTGGAGGGATGGCATTTTTTGGCGTGGCTATAGGGATTGGATTCTTTGGCGGGACTGGGTTGAAAAATGCATCCTGTTGTTGAGCAAGGACCCAGCCGAGCCGAGGCTTGAGCTACCCAGTCGACACCTCTATCTAACTACACACAAATTGAACCTAGATTCTGAGCTCCATTCACGTGTTTGTTGTTGCTTTCTGAATTGTACATTACTCGTCTTTCACTGTACCATACCCTACAAACACTTCATTTCAACAAAGATATAGTACTATACATCATCATACTTCTATCTATTCACTTACTATTCTAGGAAATTTTTGTTGTTTGTTTCTTTCTACTAATGACAATCATTTTTACCTTGAGCTACATCAGCAAAGAACGGCCTTTTTATATTTATGTGGAAactcatttttttctttccttttttaacTAAGCACTCTCGCCAGATAACTTAATTCATAAATTCTCCAATTAAATACTCACTTAACCTAATTACTATTATGGCGGCGGACCTATGCTTGGGCCAGTGTcccccctaatttttttttaactaataattaCAGCAACTTATATTGGACTAGTATTTTGTTTTAgttgatatatttattttccttCGTAAAATTGATTTTCGATTTAAGGTTCACTGCGGATTTATAACAGGTATAAAAAATTAGTGGGAATTATCACATaaactttttataaaaaaaatatgagtttTATAGCCCCACTTTATAATACATAAGTTAAACAtccattttaagtttaaaagactataataccctttgacttttatatatttttatttaatatttataacacattttttattttataatttctttcttttcttatttcttttcttcttgaCCTTCTTTCTTCATGTTTCATCTTCACGTCGTCGGTGCCGCATTGCAGCTGTCCGCGTCGCTGTCGTCCAGCCGCCGTGAATGCAGCCGTCGTTGATTGCAGCATCCGCCGCCATTGAATACAACCGTTGATTGTAGCAGTCGCCGTCCGTCTGCGTCGCCGCCGTTCGCCGAACTCAACCATGGTCGTTCACGTCGTTGCAGCAGCGTCGCCGCCGCAAGTCCAGCCGCCGTCCGCGTCGCTGTCTCCAGTCACCCGCACAAAAACGCATCTGCTTCATCAATGAAGAGCAACAACCCTTGGATTTTTTTGCTCAATCAAACAATTGATGTATCTTCATAACTTTTCCTCCAGTCATCAAGGCATAATCAAGGCCCTAATAAACAATCAGTCTATTTCAGAATTATGAGCAACAATTTGTTGGTGTGTGGTTTCACAAAATTTGACCACTACTTGATCAAGTACTCGATCCACTCAATCGATGGTGAAAGTCATtgagtacaccatcgagtaatgAAGAAtagtgatgattttttttttcatggttTAGATTATAAACGATGTTATATGATTATTGATTCGTGAAACAAAATATTATTGTTTTTcattactcgatggtgtactcgattggttcatgaaaaaaaaacagCATtcttcttcactactcgatgaagtactcgatggtgaacgtcATCGaatactccatcgagtagtgaagaacaattgAAATATGTAATACCGACAATGATTATCATACCTCGTGTTATATAATAGCCAAATATACTCTCGTTGACGTTACAAATAAGAAAcgtgggttgaaatcacaataattgataaaaaaaaaaaacaatcattgttcttcactactcgatcgagtactcgatggtgaacgcgaTCGAGTACTCCaacgagtagtgaagaacaatattcaattttgttatttctctcgttatttttaatgatatgaaGCGTTCCGTCaatcattgttcttcactactcgatggagaatgccatcgagtacaccatcgagtacgcAGAGTACTCGATGACACCATCGAGTAGTATATGTACTCGATGGACTACCGAGTACCGTATCGAATAATGATTTTTTTCGTTGTTTAGATTACAAACGATGTAACATTTTTATTTgttaatccaattttttttttacaaaaaatattagtccctccgtcccaatattgttggccacatttcctttttggattgttCTACTATTgttggctactttctaaaatggcaaagtttaatttaattaagtcaaattgattaatttaattaaactttCTAACTAAACGTAAACTCTcctaaataaacacacacacacacaaacacacacactcagCCCCTCTTCCCCCTACCATCACCACCCCTCTCTAGTACGACCGCATCGCCGCCGTCTGGCTCGCCGGCGTCGAGCTCCTCTGCGGCGACACCATCCCTCAGGGCATCTCCTCCCGCTTCAGCAAGACGTCACCCGCTACTGGTAGCGTCACCGTCGCCAGAGGTCGCGATTTGGAGGTCTAGGGCTCCGATTGGttgtctcttttttttttttggtttctgGTTTTCGGGCGGAGGATGACGGATTTGGAGGCTAGGGCTTTTGATGGGCGTCGAAGCTCTGGTGAGGAAGAATGCGGAGGTCGCGATTTGGAGGTCTAGGGCTCCGATTgggtttttgttttttggtttaTGGTTTCTGGGCGGAGGATGGCGAATTTGGAGGCCAGGGCTTTTGATGGGCGTCGAAGCTCTGGTGAGGAAGAAGGCGGAGGTCGCGATTCGGAGGTCTAGGGCTCCGATTGGGTtgtctctgtttttttttttttttgggtttctGGTTTTTGGGCATCGAAACTCTGGTGAGGAAGAAGGCGGAGGAAGGCAGAGGTGATGCGACGATGTGAAGGCGAAGTCTGGTTTGGGTGAGGGGGAGAATTTGGGGGTGGTTCATCGGTCGCCGGTCGCCGGTCACCAGCCGCCGAAGAGTTGCCGGCAGATTTGTGGTAGTTGTTGGGAGATTTGCTAATGAAGCAATTAAGATAAACAAAAagtcatttaaaaatataaaccactcaattaaaacataacactcaatttcttaatctccgtgccgaaaagaatgtggccaacaatattaggacggagggagtattattcttCATTACTCGGTAATGTACTCGATGACACCATCGAGTACATGATCAAGTACTCAGTTTACATCTTGcacaattttcaattttgcttATTTTCTCGAGATTTGTAATCATAATTATgttacatctaattattaacgAATCATACGCTTGTGTGAATTATAATCGAACCATCAAATATGATAATCAACTAAAAATTATCATTCAATCATCAAATATTATAGCCAACCAcacatcaattaaaaataaaatcaaaatagttTAGTTTTCAAACAAAACCTCTAAAAGAGTACTTTAATCACATGTCTACAAACCACCTGTACTCAAGAATCCAGGCTCCATTTGTTGGTTGTCCCTTATACTCAAGAATACAAACCACATATTTAGCGAAGAGAAAAGGAGACAAGAGAATAATTTCTGGCGAGTACTCGATCAAGTACTTGGTGGTGTACTCTATCGAATACTACATCGAGTACTCGATTGACGGATTGCAACAGCAGGGGCTGGGCTTTGAGCCCTAGTTCGGTGGTGGACAAGGGTCGACGACGGGTTGGACATTAGGGGTTGGGATTTGAGCCCTAGTTCGGCGGCGACGGGGGCGGCAGAACAGGTCGCGTGACCTGGGTTGGCTGGGCATTCGTGGCTGCGCTAGCTTTGATTGGGCGTGGCTGCGCTTCAACGGCGACGGGGCGGACGGCAAAGAGGGcgagcgattttttttttaatatggctgtgcaatttcaattttgagagagagagaggaatatATTGTTTGAATTTCTATTTTATGGGAAAAAATATgtaagggtataatagtactTTAAACAAAAAAGGGTTATGTAACTTGTATATTGAAAAGTAGGGCTATATAACTGATATATTTATGAAACATGACTATAAAAAGATTTGcctctattttttttactcatttactattatatccctatttaatttttcaatttactcccactttaatacatcattaaataataaatatgggcatattAGGAAATTTACTtctatattttcatttccaatgatttttcttaatctttgtgaaaatctcaatcagcctaagcttatgggacggagggagtaatagataagttatatagtcattttagacttaaaagactataacaccctttgacttttttgaaacttcgagtactcgatggtgtactcgatggcaccatcatgtacaccatcgagtaatgaaaaaaatgaagatcTTCTACAACACTATCGTGTAAtcgaagtactcgatggtgtacacgatgccaccacgagtactcgatggtgtacacgatggcgccatcgagtactcgatggtgccatcgagtacaaaaatgtcaaagggtgttatagtcttttaaacttaaaatggctatataacttatctattactccctccgtccgccaagattatgtcactttcatgTACAATTTGTACATGAAAGTGACATAAtattggcggacggagggagtataaaataaggttataaaacttatgtttttatgaaagatgactataataagatttccctcaaaaaaatattactttttatggaaacaagcctatataaatgggacattcaaaaaaggaaaacaagcctaagcttatgggacggagggagtataaattagggctataaaacttatgtttttaacaaaaatgGCTATATGTGATAATTCCCACTTGATTTAATACCTTGATACTATGTCACATTATGAaggataatttaattataagaaATATGAATATTTAAGCATACAAGGGAAATGAATTTAGTTATAAAtaatttcttctatttttttattataaatgtttTTAGCAAATTTTGAGAGttgattattaattttctaattcTAATAGCTTAGCTCATTTTCACAATTCCATGttcttgaaataaaaatatggataataattaaaaatacaatttaactttgtttttcttttttgtctttttgttttttctattatttcaaaaaaaatcgattcttcgatttaatttgattttaattttaaaaatttaattaattcaattcaTTTGATTCAATTTAATCTTTTTAAAACTAAAGATAAATTTGATTTCATTTGATCTTAACAAAAAATTAATCGAATGCAAGCCCCTAGTTGAAGgtgaaaaacaaaataatggAAAAACGCAAGATACTGACGGCGGATGACTTTgcatatgattttttttttttctttcggaAACGTGACTTTGCAAAGTAGCACTAGCAGCGTAGGAGATGGGGATTACGCATACTCTTGGTTGGATAAGTTGAAAACCTGAAATTTTGTACGCTCCGCCGAAGAAAAACAAATTCAGTAATTATTGGAGCCTAAACAAAATCAGTTATGGGAATTGCCGGAAACCTGAATCCAAACCAGCTGGAGTTCTTCAACTCTCAAGGTTATCTGGTTTTAGACTCCTTTTCCAGCCCCGATGAGATTAGATCCCTTAGGTCAAGAATGGAGCAATTGCTTGATGAATTTGATTGTTCCACCAAAGCTTCCATCTTCTCCACCACCAACCAAGTAAAGATTTATTTAATCTTGCTCTATTCGTCTTCTACCAGTCtgacttattttattttaatgaagtCTACTTCTCTTTTCGTTTGGTTCAGCAAAAGACGACCGATGATTACTTCTTTGAAAGTGCTGAGaagatttcctttttctttgaaGGTATGATTTCTAGCAATTCCCTCGTGGTTTTTGTTGCATTAGGACTTTTGTTTAGCCTTTTCTGTTTCTTATTTAGCTTGATGAAATATTTAGTAACAGGTTTGTGCTCAATTCTTATGTGTGGCAATTGTTCTATAGTTGGTCTCTGTTTCGACTCTGAATTAATAGTATGATTATCTATTTGTGCTATACATATAGTATTATATTTATGTATTCGAACGCTCAATGACGGCTTTAAGAGATGTTATGTTTCTGGGTTTGGTTTGATGTTGGTTGCTCGCGttactgagttggtgtttgtTGTCAGCAGATTTGAGTTACTCTGTTTTTATCTCTTTCAGCTTGATACCTTGGGTTCCCCTATGACTTATGTCACTGTTGGCCAAGATTCAAAAATCTTATACGACATTCTGAGTATTTGAATTGAAACAACTAGAAGCTGAGTCTAATCCCCATCCTGTGTGTTTCAACTAGTTCTTGGCAT
The genomic region above belongs to Salvia miltiorrhiza cultivar Shanhuang (shh) chromosome 5, IMPLAD_Smil_shh, whole genome shotgun sequence and contains:
- the LOC130986505 gene encoding protein ESMERALDA 1-like isoform X3, whose protein sequence is MKPYKFPSSGNCSPRSPPASPRPRSRSPRYRHRSGKPVRPASKSLAQRLGWLLLSLLLKRQGLFLFAPLLYLSVMLFYMGTVPYDIVPVSKLRHPPGSLYRSPQLYAKLRSEMDSDNSSVDAISTIWKNSYKGGEWRPCIKKSSGGLPESNGYIYVEANGGLNQQRTSICNAVAVAAYLNATLIIPYFHFHSIWRDSSKFNDIYDEELFIKTLERDVQIVKTIPGYIMERFDHNLSNVYNFRIQAWSSINYYRDIVLPKLLEEKIIRLSPFANRLSTDAPPAVQRLRCLTNYQALNFSDPISTLGKILVERMKKHSAKNGGKYVSVHLRFEEDMVAFSCCVYDGGEQEKIDMDAARERGWKGKFTKPGRIIIPGAIRLNGSCPLTPLEVGLMLRGMGFGKSTSVYLASGKIYNYEKYMAPLLEMFPLLQTKETLASAEELAPFKNGCYRLHCVPSQ
- the LOC130986505 gene encoding protein ESMERALDA 1-like isoform X1, coding for MKPYKFPSSGNCSPRSPPASPRPRSRSPRYRHRSGKPVRPASKSLAQRLGWLLLSLLLKRQGLFLFAPLLYLSVMLFYMGTVPYDIVPVSKLRHPPGSLYRSPQLYAKLRSEMDSDNSSVDAISTIWKNSYKGGEWRPCIKKSSGGLPESNGYIYVEANGGLNQQRTSICNAVAVAAYLNATLIIPYFHFHSIWRDSSKFNDIYDEELFIKTLERDVQIVKTIPGYIMERFDHNLSNVYNFRIQAWSSINYYRDIVLPKLLEEKIIRLSPFANRLSTDAPPAVQRLRCLTNYQALNFSDPISTLGKILVERMKKHSAKNGGKYVSVHLRFEEDMVAFSCCVYDGGEQEKIDMDAARERGWKGKFTKPGRIIIPGAIRLNGSCPLTPLEVGLMLRGMGFGKSTSVYLASGKIYNYEKYMAPLLEMFPLLQTKETLASAEELAPFKNYSSRMAAIDYTVCLHSEVFVPTQGGNFLQVLLGHRRYLYGGHSRTIRPDKRKLAVLFDNPNIGWKNFKKQMVNMRANSVSKGLQLKRASDSIYSFPCPDCMCKADKSEDARSPSVT
- the LOC130986505 gene encoding protein ESMERALDA 1-like isoform X2; translated protein: MKPYKFPSSGNCSPRSPPASPRPRSRSPRYRHRSGKPVRPASKSLAQRLGWLLLSLLLKRQGLFLFAPLLYLSVMLFYMGTVPYDIVPVSKLRHPPGSLYRSPQLYAKLRSEMDSDNSSVDAISTIWKNSYKGGEWRPCIKKSSGGLPESNGYIYVEANGGLNQQRTSICNAVAVAAYLNATLIIPYFHFHSIWRDSRIIRLSPFANRLSTDAPPAVQRLRCLTNYQALNFSDPISTLGKILVERMKKHSAKNGGKYVSVHLRFEEDMVAFSCCVYDGGEQEKIDMDAARERGWKGKFTKPGRIIIPGAIRLNGSCPLTPLEVGLMLRGMGFGKSTSVYLASGKIYNYEKYMAPLLEMFPLLQTKETLASAEELAPFKNYSSRMAAIDYTVCLHSEVFVPTQGGNFLQVLLGHRRYLYGGHSRTIRPDKRKLAVLFDNPNIGWKNFKKQMVNMRANSVSKGLQLKRASDSIYSFPCPDCMCKADKSEDARSPSVT